AGGCTTCCACTGCTAAAAATGAATCGCCTGTATGCTTAATGAAACCATTATTCTACTTTTCAGCAGTGACAATACAAAAACTCATGATTTAATATTTCTGACCAAACTGAAGAATTCTAATACGTtagcaaaataaattcattactGTAACAGAATTTACaggttttgaatatttaaaaaatgctcagCTTGAAACTACTCATTGCGATTGGCAGTTCACTACTGACATGTTTGTCACTCAGCACTAACTGTGGATCGTTGAGTTGTTCAAACTCTTCAAATGAATCACAAACAAGCTATCCTTTCTGGTCCCCATTCAAGGCATCCATTAGCATTTTTCTTCTTCgttaaagaatatttaaaatgatttccgACATGCTGTAGTGAGCAAAAGGTCTTTAAAGTTTCTTGGTAAAAAGGCTCAATTTGGCAAAAAGTTCCAATTTTCTTTTGCCCATTTTCATCTGATTGTTATTCGTCGTGCCCAAATGCTGTGcgacactgaaaataaatacaataaataaacaaataatgatacgtatcaaaaatatattctaaAATGTCCGCCttatcaatgaaaacaaaaacataaaataaaatcaacattaTAAAATGCACATAATATTATTAGATCACGATTAAGTTGTACCAGGGATCCTCTTACCATACACAAAATATTTGACTATTCAGTAGTGACTGAGTCTTAGCTGTTGAACACGTACTGCTGGCAAGACATTCTATTGTCAAAATCACATCAGTATTCTGTTTACCCACAATTCCTccaagccacacccacacacttatGGTATGGAAAAACCCGtcaccacacagagaggcctgTACTCCAGGAAGGATCAGCCAATTCCAGCATGGAAGCTCTGCCGAGCCCCTTGCCAAAGCATCCTTCACAAGTCTCCCTCAGGGAGTCACCACACGAGGGGctgtaaaaaatcttttaaattgAGAGTAGCATTTTTTGAGGTTCATgatttctttttccagttttttatgAACCAGCCGCTGGCATTCACGTCCAGTTTGAGCAGGTCCATGAGCCACTGGTCTTTCTGGGCACCCTCCATGAACTCAGACAATGAAATCTGAcctggaaaaaagagaaaaagtgtgACAAAATATTCCATCATGCGTTAAAACACAGTTTCATTGTATTAGagtgaaacaatgaataaagaGGATTTCTATATCTATTTCTACACAGCCTGGAGCCAAAATAAGTTACACTGTAAAGCATATTGATATCACTTAGCATTCATAGCCCAAATAAACAGGATTATTCTctaactgtaatgtaataataggGAAACTGGAAATATGGCTGATACACTGTATGTCACTGCTTGACACAGTACAATCTTCTATCAATCTTTCTAATCTTTGCGGACTTTATTTTGACACAAGGGTCACAGTTTTTGTtcaacaaaatggccgccgtgtcAAAGCCATAGAGAACGAAGAATGTCATCCCACAGAAAGTGCAGCAGGCATGTCACAAGGCATGAAATCACCATCGCTAATCCGCAATCTGTTGACAGTCTTTCTCAGTACTGACATAGTGCCATCTACTGGAAATGAAAGGCCTCACAAGtgtcatttaattaaaacactCCTGTCCTGATCAATTAACAGTTCCACCatgacaatacaaaataaacatcacaGAAGTAGAAGGTACAAAAGACAGAAGGCACATTAAACCGAAAcaatattaaccctttgaagagtaggctttttcaaatgttacgtaagaagttgtgtaagtcactctggataagagtgtctgctaaatgcctgtaatgtaatgtaaaattctaagtcagtgttctacaaATCCATTGATTCCAATCACCAGaagttaaggccagttcagatcaaagATTCGCAatgagacgaaacggttttagaatgttgcagtgaaaattgcagaggtgtgaactggttagttgcagagcgtctgaagccattgcctggggtctcaaaagacccaccctgtcaaatcgccaagtgcagttttagaacgtttacaatcagacgtcttggaattttgcaagttgcatccagtctcgttgcaaatcattgatctgaactggcctttataccagcattagaatgttaattaagaacattctaatcacatacactcaccagccacttgATTAGGTACGCTTTTCTAGTATCGGGTAGATCCCCCTTTTGTTGGAACCAGGTGCTGGAACCATTCCTTAGGGATGAtggtccatgctgacttgaTAGAATCACGCAGTTCTGGCAGATATTTCGGACACGCATTCATGCTGCGAACCTCCAGTTCCACCTCATTCCAAAGGTGCTCTATCGAATAGAGATCTgaactgtgcaggccattggagttaACTGGAGTCACTGTCATATTTGTGGAAACCTGCCtgaaatgtgtgctttgtgacatggcacatTTTCCTGCTGttagtatccatttgaaaaagggtagactgtggtcATAAACGCAATGACCAGTCAGCAACGGTGCTTAGGGGCAAAATGTGTGCTAAGAAAACCTTCCCcacacctttacacacctgCCAGTAGCCTGCACGATTGAcgcaaggcaggatggatccatgggtTCATGCTGTTTAGGCTAAATTCTGACCCTGCCctctgcatgttgcagcagaaatCGAGATTTTTCAGACCAGGAGGTGTTTTGCCAGTCTTCCAGCGTCCAGtttttcctgttcttagctgataGGAGAGGAAAATGGCACAGTATCCACCACTGTTGTAAACTGCTGTTGTTTGAGCGTTTATGGCCTTTATGTTTGCTTGAACAAGTCCGCCCACTCCACTGTGACCTCTGTCATTAACAAGGCGCTTTCAGTCACAGAACTGTTTatcgcaccattctctgtaaactctaaaGCCTGTAGagtgtgaaaatcccaggagagcagctgtttctgaaatgctggaaccaccacgtctGGCACCAGCAATCATACCGCggtcaaagtcgcttagatcatGCGCCTTGCCCATTGAAATGTTTGGTCGAACAAaaaactaaacctcttcaccatgtctgcacgCTTTATAAACTGAGCCACAGCCACATGATTCCCTGTTTGGAGGACCAAGCTATTTGCGGTAGCACAAACAGGTGTTGTAAGGAGAACTAAATTTCCAACTCAAAtaccatatttaaaatatatgttaaaaatagttttaataaGCCAGCATATATCAGATAATTAAATCAGATCAGTTTGTACAGTTTCTTAGTTTCTTGTATGACACTATTAATTACATGCTGTTTCTGTCCATGAGGCAAAAGCAAATCACTACCACTAATTTGCTATGTCTTCATGTGTCTGCTGCATTAACAATGTGTCAAAACAGACAGCTCACTACCAGCTTGCATACGCAGCATTCTTGCAAATGTCATGTAGAACtggtacactacatggccaaaagtatgcggacacctgacatccaacatctcatccaaaatttacgggcattgatatggagttggtccatcctttgctgcactcttctgggaaggctttatgctagttgttggagcattgctacagggatttgccgccattcagccagaagagcattagtgagattgggcactgattgggcgattaggcctggctggTCAAGTTCTCCCACACCGTTctcaaaaaaaacactttattgtaTGGActtcgctgtgtgcccaggggcattgtcatgctgaaataggATAAataagggccttccccaaactgttggggaagcacagaattgtctagaatgtcattgtatactgtagcattaagatttgccttcaatGGAACTAAGGGGGCCTAAACTAAACCATGACAAACAGCCCCAGGCCACGGGGTGATCAGATACGTTTGGTCATATATTGTATCTACATGACCTGAACCACCCTGTCACCATTAAGTGTGCTGGCctatttttctccaaaatgttTGTGGTTATTGTGCTATTCTGTTATGCACCTTGATTGCCTAAGGGTCAGAgaacattttccagtttttaacaAACTGGCTAAATTGGCGCTTTTTGGATTTAAATAATTCTCTCAGTAAAAATGTCCACTGTAAAACACTGAGCAATAATAAAGGCTGATTtgaagttaaaaataataatccactATAACCACTGGAGCCAAATACATTGATGTCATGTGACTGCTGTTGCTAGGTGACACTGAGATCTTCAGATGAAACATGAAAGGAGTGGAGCTGGTGGGTGACATTATAAGAAACGCTGTAGGGTTTTAGTATTTAAGGGGAGAAAATATTCATTCGCTTTATGAATGCCTGCCTTTGTGAAAGTGTGTTGCGATGAACTGTTAAGCGTCTCACTTGTCCTGACAATTCACTGAAAGACTACCATACTGGTGTTTGTTTGAGCATACGATCCATTTGGCGTTAATCTCCCATGCCCCTTAAAATCAACACACACCTAGCATGCACATAGTGCATAAAGGCCATGTGCAGtgactttttatttaaagtgtgcAGTTAGCcaaaacatgaatatttacttttttatggaTTTGTAATTataagttatatttatttttaaataaagtgtaTAACAGAATTTTGATTGGCAGCCCACTAAACGTGTGCGCTGTTGATTAACCAATCAAaggtatgtgtgttttgtgggcagctaattcaaattcaattgtattgtaaaatgtaaatgcttatTCAAGCAACATGGCTGCCAAATGACCATACTAAATTATATTACACTATATGACACTATAAGAATTTCTCAGTATTcaagatttaaaatttttttaaaaatctaaactgaattaaataagTTTCAATATCaaggtatttattttctttggctctaagtagaaaaaaatatatttgctctTAGGGATTTTTTAAGACTGTGCAATCAACCTAACCCTGCATCATATTACCAACCTAGCGCAATAACGCTAGATCAGAATGACAGATACTGTCCATTATACATGAACACAATTTAAGATGGATAGATGAACCATGGTAGAGTTACAACATGTGTTTAAGAGCACTTGTATTGGCAGCTTAAGTATGTTTTCCATTAGAGAATGCTGTCATACAATCTAAACATGCTGTAAAAACTTTAATTGGAAACCCACCATCCTTATTTTTGTCGACAAGTTCAAAGATTCTGTCGCAAACTTCAGCTGGAGTCATGTTGGTGTCTGTctgctttattttataaatgatctGGAAATGCAAGAAAGAAGAGGACATTTTCAGTTGGTATATTTCTAGACattgcttaattaaaatgaagtACTTCAagaatatattcattttacataGTTAATAATTTAAGATAactgagaaagaaaatataGTATTCATAAACGAAAATGTACTTAAAATTGAGCAAGTAAATGATTGTGAGGATGTAGAGATGACTAATATGGTAATATATAAACTTAATGGAAAGTTGCATACACTGGCAGGAACAGGGGCACTGTCATACgattcattttcagaaacattttacatttatccaGGGAACTCTTAAGATTCATTTTAAGCACCTACTGATATATACATGTTAATAACAGGggtcaatttttatttttccagatcAATCTATTAACTTAATATATGTATAAACATTATTATAACTGATTTATAAAAAGctttagagcagtggtaaccaaccctgttcctagagatctaccatcctgtagtgttttcatttcatttcatttggcacacctgactctactaattagcagttcaacaaaataaaacgtATTTCgatgaggtgtgctttcttaTGGTTAGAGTGCAAAacctacaggaacagggttgggtaccACTGCTGTAGAGGAACACTCTATGAAAGTGCTCCAGGGCCTGGTCTGTAAGTACTTCGGAATTAATGTCttctttttgtgatttttaactTGAAAACAAAAAGGCGAGCCAAGCCTATTTAATTATACTTCACGCTTGAACCAAATGTCTTCCTCACGTACCCGTATAATATGCTTCACTTCACTCCGGTCTAACCGTCCATTCCCGTCTCTGTCGTAGACCTTAAAAGACCACCGTAGTCGGTCCTCCAGTTTCCCCCGTAGTACAAGGTGCAGCGCAGCCACGTACTCCATGAAGTCTATCGCGTTGTCCTGCAGGTGTGCATTGACATGCAAAACAATGATCACATACTTTTTTCCGTGAGCAATAGACTGACTTCTAATACGGTGTTCTCACCACGCAAGAGATGCCTATTTTATTGCCAGTTAAATCAATAGCCTACAACCAATAGGGCTACACGAGGAGGTCTGACCCATTACGCGCGAGGTTCACTCGCAAAGAGTGCTGCTTttatctcttcagactatacctggactatcaccactctgcgaAGCGCTCCCAAACTGGGATCATTTTTATGACTTATGCCACACatcctcctgtgccactttcatgttacatgtagtgccatccagcacttatactGTACTTGATGTTGTAACTTGTCGTGcatcctagtttgacttaccatagaTAAGGTcggagagtaatgtttactgtgtgaattggacttaatgtgttcatggctatgaacaACGGTTACAAAATGAGCATTGTACCTCATCGGACCTGTAGTCTACTTGTTCCAATGACCTGCACTTATTATACGTCGCTCTCGATAAAAGCGTCAgccaaatacatgtaatgtaaatgtaatgtaattttactATGTAGCAGCAGTTACTACGTAGCCTAACTAACTTGCTTGAGTGCTCACACTTCACTCAAATCCATGCTCTCGCGCCGCACCCCAATCTAGACCCAGTAGCCTACAGGATGTTCTGGCTGAGTTGTAGCCTATTAAAATGTTAATCTCTCGGTGCTGTAGGCTCAGAGACTGTAAAATGGCTATGGGAATGGGGTATGCCCTGCCAAGTCGTAGCTTGGCGGATGCTTTACCTGCCACCCCGTTTCAAAGGTAGTCCTGCGAACAAATGCGTTAATATTCATCCCTGTGATTTGTATAATTCAGCGTAACATGgaacagaaccatgacagacaTTTCGTTAAAGCGCATGAAGGCGAATGTACTTTGTGATGTGCTAAGACATGTATCAATTCGATTTTGTGAACTTTTGAGTTGAACACCACCAAGTTCATGCGAAAA
Above is a genomic segment from Anguilla rostrata isolate EN2019 chromosome 16, ASM1855537v3, whole genome shotgun sequence containing:
- the LOC135242299 gene encoding guanylyl cyclase-activating protein 2-like codes for the protein MGQSESGEQEVDMSQIQELYATFMQVCPSGTLHLHEFRKIFGIQSTSEEESLYIETIFRSFDTNRDNAIDFMEYVAALHLVLRGKLEDRLRWSFKVYDRDGNGRLDRSEVKHIIRIIYKIKQTDTNMTPAEVCDRIFELVDKNKDGQISLSEFMEGAQKDQWLMDLLKLDVNASGWFIKNWKKKS